A section of the Pseudanabaena mucicola str. Chao 1806 genome encodes:
- a CDS encoding phosphodiester glycosidase family protein: MTYRKTLISFVAVSFSQFLIADSAPSAPVPESGNVIQLNGQPWSGRWIRRVEQGQQNLYVQEDWLTGGLGVQMMDSEKADRQRVRWFSSPTFSRVAFDKTGRSRYLELTPFAEQWRTEIIGNSLNIYTPDTKIQSLRRSKQAWGDRLVIDLNRRTPWRISHQGNVINVLVSAEIAADQPIGTNTIAGNLVKSVTVQPQGKLTQIQVETKESIQPAIELLSNPTPRMVIDLRRDYVPPSLTVQWAEGLRRIEKIVEIPNKPKTNKDPKTIKFSVTALEVDLKQPRLKLRPIWSNPDGSPNGILGLLPVPQMVEKAQALGAINGGFFNRIRQLPVGAIREGNRWIAGTALVRGAIAWNEKGDTLIDRLNFTEEITTANQTKITLTNLNSGYVQRGIARYTPHWGSGYTPLTENELLIVVRGDRVVAQYQGGAVGVGQVAIPSDGYVLVARQAPEAAKQLPVGMTVRGRQGYIPEKFSNFPNLVGAGPLLLKNGNISLDGKLENFQAGFDTQSADRSAIATTKEKGKLLLATVQAAPEGVAPNLLQTAEVLKKIGAVDALNLDGGSSSTLFLGGNVLNRSITEIAPVHNAIAVFITPPPVKPQF; encoded by the coding sequence ATGACATACCGTAAAACGCTAATCTCTTTTGTTGCTGTCAGTTTTAGTCAATTTCTCATTGCGGATAGTGCTCCTTCCGCACCAGTACCTGAGAGCGGCAATGTAATCCAACTCAATGGACAACCTTGGTCAGGACGTTGGATTAGGAGAGTGGAACAGGGACAGCAAAATCTGTATGTGCAGGAAGATTGGCTGACGGGTGGCTTAGGTGTGCAGATGATGGATTCTGAAAAAGCTGATCGCCAAAGGGTGCGCTGGTTTTCTAGTCCTACCTTTTCGCGAGTAGCTTTTGACAAAACAGGGAGATCTCGCTATCTCGAACTCACTCCCTTTGCCGAGCAATGGCGGACAGAAATTATTGGCAATTCCCTTAATATCTACACTCCTGACACGAAAATACAGTCATTACGTCGCAGTAAGCAGGCTTGGGGCGATCGCCTTGTAATTGATCTCAATCGTCGCACTCCTTGGCGAATTAGCCATCAGGGTAATGTGATTAATGTCTTGGTGTCAGCCGAGATAGCTGCCGATCAACCGATTGGCACAAATACTATCGCAGGCAATCTGGTGAAATCGGTAACGGTACAACCGCAGGGCAAATTGACGCAAATTCAGGTTGAAACTAAAGAATCAATTCAACCTGCGATCGAGCTTTTGAGCAATCCTACACCTCGTATGGTAATTGATCTGCGCCGTGATTATGTGCCACCAAGTCTAACAGTGCAATGGGCGGAGGGATTACGAAGGATTGAAAAAATTGTCGAAATTCCCAATAAACCGAAAACAAATAAAGATCCTAAAACAATTAAGTTCTCGGTTACAGCTTTGGAAGTTGATCTCAAGCAACCAAGGTTAAAATTGCGTCCAATTTGGAGCAATCCTGATGGATCACCTAATGGCATTCTCGGTCTATTACCAGTTCCGCAAATGGTGGAAAAGGCGCAAGCATTAGGGGCAATTAATGGCGGTTTCTTTAATCGGATTCGTCAATTGCCTGTTGGTGCAATCCGTGAAGGTAATCGATGGATTGCAGGAACGGCTCTAGTTAGAGGCGCGATCGCATGGAATGAGAAGGGAGACACCCTGATCGATCGCCTCAATTTTACTGAAGAAATTACTACTGCCAACCAAACTAAAATCACGCTCACCAATCTCAATAGTGGCTATGTCCAACGCGGAATCGCTCGTTATACTCCCCACTGGGGCAGTGGCTATACACCATTAACGGAAAATGAATTGCTGATTGTTGTCCGTGGCGATCGCGTAGTTGCTCAGTACCAAGGTGGTGCAGTCGGTGTGGGACAGGTTGCCATTCCTAGTGATGGTTATGTTTTAGTGGCAAGACAAGCTCCTGAAGCAGCAAAACAATTACCTGTGGGGATGACTGTGCGCGGTCGTCAAGGCTATATTCCAGAGAAGTTTTCCAACTTCCCTAACTTGGTTGGTGCAGGTCCCCTGTTACTGAAGAATGGCAATATATCCCTAGATGGTAAATTAGAAAATTTCCAAGCAGGTTTTGATACCCAATCTGCTGATCGCAGTGCGATCGCTACTACCAAAGAGAAAGGGAAACTACTCCTCGCTACAGTGCAAGCCGCTCCTGAAGGAGTTGCTCCCAATCTTTTGCAAACTGCGGAAGTTCTCAAAAAGATTGGTGCAGTTGATGCATTGAATCTCGATGGAGGTAGTTCTTCGACTCTATTTCTGGGCGGTAATGTCCTCAATCGCTCGATTACGGAAATAGCCCCTGTCCACAACGCGATCGCAGTTTTCATTACCCCACCTCCCGTAAAACCCCAATTTTAA
- a CDS encoding CHAT domain-containing protein, which translates to MNLIVLSACQTGLGTLGSGVEILGFGYQVQKAGAKQAIASLWAVSDDGTQALMADFYRELQKGDVTPIEALHRAQVTLIKSDRFNHPSYWSAFFAIGNGL; encoded by the coding sequence GTGAATTTAATCGTACTCAGTGCTTGTCAAACTGGTTTAGGTACTCTTGGCTCTGGTGTGGAAATTTTAGGCTTTGGCTATCAAGTTCAGAAGGCAGGGGCAAAACAAGCGATCGCTTCGCTCTGGGCTGTCAGTGATGATGGGACTCAAGCTTTGATGGCAGATTTTTATCGGGAATTGCAAAAAGGTGATGTCACACCGATTGAGGCTTTGCATAGAGCACAAGTCACTTTGATTAAATCAGACAGGTTTAATCATCCGAGTTACTGGTCAGCGTTTTTTGCGATCGGTAATGGCTTGTAG
- a CDS encoding DHHA1 domain-containing protein, which produces MEIHSANFSFLREHDPQLVNLAARAEHYFHSDSNTCIFKLRQFAERLAQHIADETGQYQAQGEAQVELLRRLETEGIISREVAKLFHSIRKGGNNVAHTVKDDRREALTLLKNACELGIWFHSEFGNDSNFRPRPFVLPAVPTDPTTELQAEIDRLIETVNTTEADKIDAIAELNDEIKRLKDLVAKLGKKRPKKRVIKTKQKPEKKIPEQSPIAISEIPVDVPEQPLIAAPNITPSSEGKKDLIPRSSTKGGEGSKKEERKRKGWHHGVIGIVASRLVERYGAPVFIGSYEDANDPANDGETAEPSIRFSVRGIPEFHVFQAIEYEPIKTIRSKGGGHRAAGGFTMPAANLEKLRQGLREFADRENILPSHISPLINIDVRIDLSDVSMTLLQECDRLQPCGIGNPDPVFYSENVRVLAQQTRGKDKVKHLSLELDTGNGKIKAIAWRWGEYCPIPDRVDIAYKLRANQWQDTTSVELEIVGIREASSMIEVSPNSPQQIKLQYKTAPAITKLPQWQKLNEAPRPLPRPLLLYGYDRPADKFQGDVDYDRPIRDRDYQAVVLWTLPPSFTHLQWLIAIAKPNYIYLGSHIPSIPSIEEFRAKIQSLDIENLHTLNLLDLAQQWWISPSAIVAALRELGYSCDFPDTLSLEGELLRMQKWYGISIGKLAAILAA; this is translated from the coding sequence ATGGAAATACATTCAGCAAATTTTAGTTTTTTGCGCGAGCATGATCCACAATTGGTAAATCTTGCTGCCCGTGCTGAACATTATTTCCATAGCGATAGTAATACCTGTATTTTTAAACTGCGGCAATTTGCAGAGCGCCTTGCCCAACACATCGCCGACGAGACAGGGCAATATCAAGCACAAGGTGAAGCACAGGTAGAGTTGCTAAGACGACTTGAAACAGAAGGCATCATTTCTAGAGAAGTCGCTAAACTTTTCCATAGCATTCGCAAAGGAGGCAACAATGTCGCTCATACAGTCAAAGATGACAGACGCGAAGCCCTCACCCTCCTCAAAAATGCGTGTGAGTTAGGCATCTGGTTTCATAGCGAATTTGGTAATGACAGCAATTTTAGACCAAGACCATTTGTGCTACCTGCTGTACCCACCGATCCCACCACCGAACTGCAAGCCGAAATCGATAGACTGATAGAGACTGTTAATACAACAGAAGCAGACAAGATTGATGCAATTGCCGAACTGAACGACGAAATCAAGAGATTGAAAGATCTCGTTGCCAAATTAGGCAAGAAACGACCTAAAAAGAGGGTAATCAAAACAAAACAAAAGCCAGAAAAGAAAATCCCTGAGCAATCACCAATCGCCATTTCTGAAATACCTGTAGATGTCCCTGAGCAACCACTAATTGCCGCCCCAAATATCACTCCCTCATCTGAAGGGAAAAAAGACCTCATCCCCAGATCCTCTACCAAAGGGGGAGAGGGGAGTAAGAAAGAGGAGCGCAAAAGAAAGGGATGGCATCATGGGGTGATAGGTATTGTCGCTTCGCGGTTGGTGGAACGTTATGGTGCGCCTGTATTTATTGGCAGTTATGAAGACGCTAATGATCCCGCAAATGATGGCGAAACAGCAGAGCCTTCTATCCGCTTCTCAGTGCGGGGCATTCCTGAATTTCATGTTTTTCAGGCGATCGAATATGAACCGATAAAGACTATTCGCTCTAAAGGTGGCGGACATAGAGCGGCGGGAGGTTTTACTATGCCTGCGGCAAATTTGGAGAAACTGCGGCAAGGGCTGCGGGAATTTGCTGATCGTGAGAATATTCTGCCTAGCCACATTAGCCCCCTAATTAATATTGATGTGCGTATTGACCTCAGTGATGTCTCCATGACCCTGCTGCAAGAATGCGATCGCCTTCAGCCTTGTGGGATTGGCAATCCCGATCCTGTGTTCTATAGCGAAAATGTGCGGGTGCTGGCTCAACAAACTCGCGGAAAGGATAAAGTCAAGCATCTATCCCTAGAACTGGATACAGGTAATGGCAAGATTAAAGCGATCGCATGGCGATGGGGAGAATATTGTCCAATTCCAGATCGTGTGGATATTGCTTACAAACTACGGGCGAATCAGTGGCAAGATACAACTTCCGTAGAATTGGAAATCGTTGGCATTCGTGAGGCAAGTAGTATGATAGAAGTCTCTCCAAATTCACCGCAGCAAATTAAATTGCAATACAAAACTGCGCCTGCAATTACTAAATTGCCCCAGTGGCAAAAGCTGAATGAAGCACCGCGACCATTACCCAGACCATTATTACTCTATGGTTACGATCGCCCCGCCGATAAGTTTCAAGGTGATGTTGATTATGATCGACCTATTCGCGATCGCGACTATCAAGCAGTTGTACTATGGACTTTGCCGCCATCCTTTACGCATTTGCAATGGCTAATTGCGATCGCCAAGCCAAATTACATTTATCTCGGTTCTCATATCCCATCTATACCTTCGATTGAAGAATTTCGCGCTAAAATCCAATCCCTTGACATCGAGAATCTGCATACTCTCAATCTCTTAGATTTAGCACAGCAATGGTGGATTTCTCCGAGTGCGATCGTTGCTGCATTGCGAGAACTAGGCTATAGCTGCGATTTCCCAGACACGCTATCTCTTGAAGGCGAATTGTTGAGAATGCAAAAGTGGTATGGGATTTCCATAGGAAAGCTTGCGGCAATTCTTGCGGCATAA
- a CDS encoding DUF5615 family PIN-like protein translates to MLIIEKAKNEARVILTFDLDFGDLIAASKDELPSVIIFRLKNTSPQFVFNRLVNVLQNCADELTMGAVIIVSDESYRLRNLPI, encoded by the coding sequence ATGCTAATTATTGAAAAAGCTAAGAATGAAGCGCGAGTTATTCTTACCTTCGATCTAGATTTTGGTGACTTGATAGCCGCAAGCAAAGATGAGCTTCCAAGTGTGATTATCTTTCGATTAAAAAATACATCACCTCAGTTTGTGTTTAACAGACTCGTAAATGTTCTACAAAATTGTGCTGATGAGCTAACAATGGGCGCAGTCATAATTGTTTCTGATGAAAGCTACAGGTTGAGAAATTTACCTATTTAA
- a CDS encoding DUF433 domain-containing protein: MQKIFERITFNPQIMGGRACLRGMRITVSLVLSLIANGLTPMEILEEYPDLELEDIKASLLYAAFLANEEVRSFAGMSA, encoded by the coding sequence ATGCAGAAAATATTTGAACGAATTACATTCAACCCACAAATCATGGGAGGCAGAGCCTGTCTCCGTGGAATGAGAATTACAGTTTCCCTTGTACTCAGTCTGATCGCTAATGGATTAACACCCATGGAAATTCTTGAGGAGTACCCTGATCTTGAACTAGAAGATATAAAAGCAAGCCTTTTATATGCTGCATTTTTAGCTAATGAAGAAGTGCGTAGTTTTGCTGGGATGAGCGCGTGA
- a CDS encoding Uma2 family endonuclease encodes MNTLLKPASNHLNTWISAPWTEFVEICDAPDSAKCKSYYYKQQMRFEDISTGSDHAKVHMIVIMSVGLFASIQGIPLNGHDCCSYRQSGKTEFQPDVSYYIGDNADAIAWGTRIIDLEQYPLPDLVIEISDTTFNDDLGTKRLQYEELGIKEYWIVNVQTMKIYVFAIAPDGSSHHIRQSLVLSGLKLEILEQALERSRQANQSTVTAWLMQQFQG; translated from the coding sequence ATGAATACATTACTCAAACCAGCCTCAAATCATCTAAACACATGGATTAGCGCCCCTTGGACAGAATTTGTGGAGATCTGCGATGCGCCCGATAGTGCCAAATGCAAAAGCTACTATTACAAACAGCAAATGAGATTTGAAGATATATCCACAGGTTCCGATCACGCCAAAGTTCACATGATCGTCATTATGAGTGTGGGGCTGTTTGCCTCAATACAAGGCATTCCACTCAATGGACATGATTGCTGTTCCTATCGCCAAAGCGGAAAAACTGAATTTCAGCCCGATGTCTCCTATTACATTGGGGACAATGCCGATGCGATCGCTTGGGGAACGCGCATCATTGATCTTGAGCAATATCCCTTACCCGATCTCGTTATCGAAATATCTGACACCACCTTCAACGATGACCTAGGTACAAAACGCCTGCAATACGAAGAACTAGGCATCAAAGAATATTGGATTGTCAATGTCCAAACTATGAAAATCTACGTCTTTGCGATCGCCCCAGATGGAAGCAGTCATCATATTCGCCAATCCCTAGTTCTCTCTGGACTCAAACTCGAAATCTTAGAACAAGCTCTCGAACGCAGTCGCCAAGCTAATCAATCCACCGTCACCGCATGGCTAATGCAGCAGTTTCAAGGGTAG
- a CDS encoding single-stranded-DNA-specific exonuclease RecJ, translating to MSLPQQRWQISASQPDLSEAIANATGLSPIVAQVLLNRGINTPEAARIFLDPDLEELPDPKQEFPDLMISIDQIEQAIQNGDRITICGDYDVDGMTSTALLIRTLRLLGANVEYEIPSRMSEGYGINPRIVRDCHERDVKLIITVDNGIAAYDAIALANSLNISVIVTDHHEVPEDPSKIPPATAILNPKYQVDPNSPYAAIAGVGVAYVLALELSDRFGKRAELENPLLELFTLGTIADLASLTDINRRLVKKGLRLLSQSKVIGIIALINETGIAKDKQTGLKPEAIGFGLGPRINAIGRIGNPQTVIDLLTNDDMGQAIALAQECEATNKERQKLCQEIEQEAIAYMRKRKSEGFDITQERVLVIVDREVQDTLYTSSKGGEYQITEV from the coding sequence ATGAGTTTACCTCAACAACGATGGCAGATTTCCGCTTCACAACCAGATTTATCGGAAGCGATCGCCAATGCTACAGGACTTTCTCCCATAGTCGCACAGGTTTTACTAAATCGTGGTATCAATACCCCTGAAGCTGCGAGGATATTCCTTGATCCTGATTTAGAGGAGTTACCAGATCCTAAACAGGAATTTCCTGACTTAATGATTAGTATTGATCAAATTGAGCAGGCTATTCAAAATGGAGATCGCATTACCATCTGCGGTGATTATGATGTCGATGGTATGACGAGTACGGCTTTGTTGATTCGGACTTTACGGTTGTTAGGGGCAAATGTGGAGTACGAAATTCCCAGTCGGATGTCTGAGGGCTACGGGATCAATCCACGCATTGTCCGAGATTGCCATGAACGTGATGTGAAATTAATAATTACTGTGGATAATGGCATTGCCGCTTATGATGCGATCGCTTTAGCAAATTCCTTAAATATTTCTGTAATTGTCACTGATCACCATGAAGTCCCCGAAGACCCCAGCAAAATCCCTCCTGCGACGGCAATCCTCAATCCTAAGTACCAAGTCGATCCCAATTCTCCCTACGCAGCGATCGCGGGGGTGGGCGTTGCCTATGTGCTGGCATTGGAATTAAGCGATCGCTTTGGTAAACGTGCCGAGCTAGAAAATCCATTATTAGAATTATTTACCCTTGGCACGATCGCTGATCTTGCCTCACTCACAGACATCAATCGTCGTTTGGTCAAAAAAGGTTTGCGCTTGCTATCGCAATCGAAGGTAATCGGCATTATTGCCCTAATCAACGAAACAGGCATTGCTAAGGATAAACAAACTGGGCTAAAACCTGAAGCAATCGGCTTTGGTTTAGGCCCTCGAATTAATGCGATCGGCAGAATTGGCAATCCGCAGACGGTAATAGACCTTTTAACCAATGATGATATGGGGCAAGCGATCGCCTTGGCACAAGAATGTGAAGCGACTAATAAAGAGCGTCAAAAACTCTGCCAAGAAATTGAACAGGAGGCGATCGCCTATATGCGAAAACGGAAATCAGAAGGTTTTGACATTACGCAAGAGCGAGTTTTAGTAATTGTTGATCGGGAGGTGCAAGATACTCTCTATACTTCTTCCAAGGGGGGAGAGTACCAAATAACAGAAGTATAG
- a CDS encoding histidine kinase, with protein MRTIPTLPESTLQLLLFIDDRPKAKDLVKEVEEFLQREKACPSELQIINVAGQPQLAELFKVVMSPALLKLSPLPRQTIAGKNLIKQLENCWDTWKQQVLEQSAHNYPPELSQNIEYMTELAHLADDVFRLSQEKAEIEEQLRFKDRVLGMLAHDLRNPLTAILLAIDTIEKSGEKIDPQMVSRLLKHARNKARDADNMITDILEAGRGANAQFRTQRQKIQFDQLCHSVISDFYFNKCLEGKMQKLIKDIPTDLPPVYIDQEKIRQVLINLLGNATKYTPEGGKIEITVMHRTAQKIEVSITDNGPGIPAELRDRVFEERYRLERDDDADGYGIGLSLCRRIITAHYGHIWVDDAIGKKGSCFRFTLPVY; from the coding sequence ATGAGGACTATTCCAACATTACCTGAATCAACCCTCCAACTCCTACTATTCATTGACGATCGCCCTAAGGCAAAGGATTTAGTCAAGGAAGTAGAGGAATTTTTGCAAAGAGAAAAAGCTTGTCCATCGGAACTACAAATCATCAATGTCGCAGGGCAACCACAATTAGCAGAGCTATTTAAAGTGGTAATGTCGCCTGCATTGCTTAAGCTATCACCTTTACCGCGACAAACGATCGCGGGCAAAAATCTCATAAAGCAATTAGAAAACTGTTGGGATACATGGAAACAACAGGTACTAGAACAATCTGCCCATAATTATCCACCTGAGCTATCCCAAAATATTGAATATATGACTGAGCTAGCACATTTAGCGGATGATGTTTTTCGTTTGTCACAGGAAAAAGCCGAAATCGAGGAGCAATTGCGCTTTAAGGATCGCGTCCTTGGCATGTTGGCGCATGATTTACGCAATCCTTTAACAGCTATTTTATTAGCGATCGATACGATCGAAAAAAGTGGGGAAAAGATTGATCCGCAAATGGTGTCGCGTTTACTCAAACATGCCCGTAATAAAGCGCGAGATGCAGACAATATGATTACCGATATTCTCGAGGCAGGAAGGGGAGCTAATGCACAATTTCGGACTCAACGCCAAAAAATTCAGTTTGATCAGCTTTGTCATAGTGTCATTAGTGATTTTTATTTCAACAAATGTTTAGAGGGGAAAATGCAAAAGCTTATCAAGGATATCCCCACCGATCTTCCACCTGTCTATATCGATCAGGAAAAAATTCGACAAGTTTTAATTAATCTTTTAGGTAATGCCACCAAGTACACACCTGAGGGCGGCAAAATTGAGATCACTGTGATGCATCGTACGGCTCAAAAAATTGAAGTTAGTATTACTGATAATGGACCCGGAATTCCTGCGGAATTGCGCGATCGCGTTTTCGAGGAGCGTTATCGCCTAGAACGCGATGATGATGCAGATGGTTATGGTATTGGTTTATCTCTCTGTCGGCGGATTATTACTGCTCACTATGGTCATATTTGGGTTGATGATGCGATCGGTAAAAAAGGCAGTTGTTTCCGCTTTACGCTACCTGTCTACTAA
- a CDS encoding NnrU family protein, with product MTSFSTFFSSYATHFVMLSLILTFAIAHSGLAALRIWAESKIGERLYRVLFALVSIPLAVVLFIFYFNHRYDGVQLWNVQGISGIHEFVLGVSAIAFLFLYPATFNLGEVAAIQKPQVHLFETGITRISRHPQLIGMTLWCFAHTLWLGTSFALTTAIALVSYHSFAVWHGDHRLFKRHGDAFLALKERTSVVPFLAIAQGRQQLVLKEFIRPAYIGVAITVVLFRWLHPIVITASANVNW from the coding sequence ATGACCTCTTTTAGCACTTTCTTTTCTAGCTATGCCACTCATTTTGTGATGTTGAGTTTGATTTTGACTTTTGCGATCGCCCATAGTGGGCTTGCCGCATTACGGATTTGGGCGGAGTCAAAGATTGGAGAGAGGCTATACCGAGTTTTGTTTGCCTTAGTAAGTATTCCCCTTGCAGTCGTCCTATTTATTTTTTACTTCAACCACCGCTATGACGGGGTGCAGTTGTGGAATGTGCAAGGGATTTCAGGAATTCATGAGTTTGTTTTAGGCGTATCGGCGATCGCCTTTTTATTTCTCTATCCAGCGACATTCAATCTAGGAGAAGTTGCGGCGATCCAAAAGCCACAGGTGCATTTATTTGAGACGGGGATCACGCGCATCAGTCGCCATCCCCAGCTAATTGGGATGACTCTTTGGTGCTTTGCCCATACGCTCTGGCTCGGTACATCTTTTGCTCTGACCACAGCGATCGCTCTAGTTAGTTACCATTCATTTGCAGTTTGGCATGGGGATCATCGTTTATTTAAGCGTCATGGGGATGCATTTCTAGCGCTCAAGGAACGGACTTCTGTTGTGCCATTTCTAGCGATCGCCCAAGGTCGTCAACAGTTAGTTTTAAAAGAATTTATCCGTCCTGCTTATATTGGTGTTGCCATCACCGTTGTCTTATTTCGCTGGTTGCATCCCATCGTTATTACTGCTTCGGCAAATGTGAACTGGTAG
- a CDS encoding SemiSWEET transporter, producing MNFINILGFTAATLTTLAFLPQVIQVWRSRSTKDISLPMLITFIAGITLWLVYGLLVKAEPIYIANGVTLVLNLTILRFKLKYG from the coding sequence ATGAACTTTATTAATATTCTTGGATTTACGGCTGCGACTTTAACAACCCTTGCATTTTTACCTCAGGTAATCCAAGTCTGGCGATCGCGATCGACTAAGGATATTTCTTTACCAATGTTAATTACTTTCATTGCGGGGATCACTCTTTGGCTAGTTTATGGGCTCTTGGTCAAGGCTGAGCCGATTTACATTGCAAATGGAGTGACACTTGTTTTGAATCTCACAATTTTACGCTTCAAACTAAAGTATGGCTAG
- the coaE gene encoding dephospho-CoA kinase (Dephospho-CoA kinase (CoaE) performs the final step in coenzyme A biosynthesis.), which translates to MTQRIIGITGGIATGKTTVSDYLHDTYGLPILDADIYARQALTGDRLAKLSDRYGKLILDQQGNLDRRKLGTIVFESVSERKWLESLIHPYVQECLLNESHRLAPATVIMVIPLLFEAKMENLVTEIWTITCDPKEQLQRLMKRNHLLESEAKQRISSQMSQSEKIELADVVIVNSDNTQELFFQVDQALFNSPLEVQFSLAHCHA; encoded by the coding sequence ATGACCCAACGCATTATCGGCATCACAGGAGGCATTGCCACAGGTAAAACTACGGTTTCTGATTATCTGCACGATACCTATGGTTTACCGATTCTGGATGCAGATATTTACGCTAGACAAGCTCTAACAGGCGATCGCCTCGCAAAACTTAGCGATCGTTACGGCAAGTTAATCCTAGATCAACAAGGCAACCTTGATCGCCGTAAACTAGGAACAATTGTTTTTGAGAGTGTGAGCGAACGTAAATGGCTCGAATCCTTAATTCATCCATATGTTCAAGAATGCCTATTAAATGAGTCGCATCGCCTTGCCCCAGCAACTGTCATCATGGTGATCCCTTTACTATTTGAGGCAAAAATGGAGAACTTAGTCACCGAAATTTGGACAATCACCTGCGATCCCAAAGAACAACTCCAAAGACTCATGAAACGTAATCATTTATTAGAATCCGAAGCAAAACAAAGAATTTCTAGTCAAATGTCTCAATCGGAAAAAATCGAACTTGCAGATGTGGTGATTGTTAACTCTGACAATACCCAAGAATTATTCTTTCAAGTTGATCAGGCATTGTTTAATTCTCCACTTGAAGTACAGTTTTCATTAGCTCATTGTCACGCTTGA
- the secG gene encoding preprotein translocase subunit SecG, translated as MYGTLKAVWAVVAVCLVVLILLHSPKSDGLGGFSGQAQLFSSTKSAETTLNRVTWFLTAAFLGLTVVLSGGWFTAPTAVTAPVPQVAPSTKNIPDAKPIPLNLPATTPEKPE; from the coding sequence ATGTACGGAACCTTAAAAGCAGTTTGGGCAGTGGTTGCAGTATGCCTAGTAGTTTTAATTTTATTGCATAGCCCTAAAAGTGATGGTCTAGGTGGCTTTAGTGGTCAGGCACAACTATTTTCAAGTACCAAGAGTGCAGAAACAACTCTCAATCGAGTGACTTGGTTCCTGACAGCAGCATTTTTAGGCTTAACCGTTGTCCTTAGTGGTGGTTGGTTCACAGCCCCAACAGCCGTAACAGCCCCAGTCCCTCAGGTTGCTCCATCAACCAAGAATATTCCTGATGCTAAGCCCATTCCCCTGAATTTACCTGCGACAACTCCTGAAAAGCCTGAGTAA
- the ntcA gene encoding global nitrogen regulator NtcA, translating to MNGGMFPPMTETFERGKTIFFPGDPAERFYFLVKGAVKLSRVYEAGEEITVALLRENSVFGVLSLITGNRSDRFYHAVAFTPVELLSVPIDQVEKALKEDPELPMVLLRGLSSRILQTEMMIETLAHRDMGSRLVSFLLILCRDFGTPSSDGVTIDLKLSHQAIAEAIGSTRVTVTRLLGDLRKQKMIAISKKRITVHNPIELGQQFA from the coding sequence ATGAATGGGGGAATGTTTCCACCCATGACAGAAACGTTTGAACGCGGTAAGACAATTTTCTTTCCTGGTGATCCTGCGGAGCGTTTTTACTTTTTGGTTAAAGGCGCAGTTAAACTGTCGAGAGTTTACGAAGCAGGTGAAGAAATCACCGTTGCTCTATTGCGTGAAAATAGTGTTTTTGGCGTTTTGTCCTTAATTACAGGTAATCGTTCCGATCGCTTTTATCATGCGGTTGCCTTTACGCCTGTGGAGTTGCTTTCTGTACCGATTGATCAAGTCGAGAAAGCGCTCAAAGAAGATCCTGAGTTACCGATGGTGCTATTGCGCGGTTTATCATCACGGATTTTGCAGACGGAGATGATGATCGAGACACTGGCTCATCGTGATATGGGATCAAGGCTAGTGAGCTTTTTATTAATTCTCTGTCGTGACTTTGGTACGCCTTCCTCAGATGGTGTGACGATTGACTTAAAGCTTTCGCATCAGGCGATCGCGGAGGCGATCGGCTCAACACGGGTAACTGTTACTAGACTACTTGGAGATCTTCGCAAACAAAAGATGATTGCTATTTCTAAAAAACGCATCACTGTGCACAACCCCATCGAATTAGGTCAACAGTTTGCATAA